The Acidobacteriota bacterium sequence GCCACACCGCTCTTCTACCTTCTGTCCGGCGGCACTGTTTTCGCCGCTTTTTTCCTGGCGACGGAGTACACGACTTCGCCCGTGAACCCGGTTCCGATGTTGTTATACGGGTTCCTGGGTGGGGCTTTGCTGATAGTAATTCGCGCGTTTTCGAACTACACTGACGGCGTGGTGTTTACGATCCTGCTGATCAACCTGTGCAATCCGCTTCTCGATCGCATCACGCCCAGGGTATACGGCATAGAGGCGGCTCAGCATGCGTGAAGTAATCAGGCTAGTCGTGGTGCTCACCGTCATCTGCGGTGTCTCGGCGGGTGCTCTGACGCTTGTGCGGCAGTCACTGGGTTCTCGCATTGAGCAGCAGAGCGATTTTTATGTTCGCGGCCCGGCGCTGGAGCGCCTGTTCGGCCAACCATCGGCGGAGCTGCTTGACAAGAAGGTCAGCTTTACCTCCGACGGGCGCACGTATCCGGTTTTTTATACGCGTGACGGCGAGCAGATCACAGGGCTGGCCGTCGAGGCACCCGGCCCGGGAGGGTACGGCGGCGATGTCGTCGTCATGATTGGTGTGGACCTGCGTGCCGGGCAGATGGTAGGTATGGAGATAATCCAGCATAATGAGACGCCCGGCGTCGGCTCGCAGGTGGAAAGGCCGGCCTTCCGCAAACAGTGGAGCGGCCTGTCCGTCTCCGAGCCCGTGCAGCTGACTGCGCAAGGGGGCAAGATTGACGCCATCAGCGGTGCCACGTACTCATCGAAGGCGGTGATCAACGGAACGAACGCCATTGTCGAATTGCTGGGCCGTCACCGTGACGAGATTATGGCTTCAATACGGACGAAAGAGGGTCAATCGTAGACTGCCCTGACGGGGTGTGAGAAGCGAATATGAGTTTACGGAAGGTACTGTTTCACGGGTTCTGGAAAGACCTGCCGCCGTTTCGTCTGGTCCTGGGTCTGTGCCCGTCTCTGGCCGTGACTTCATCGGCCGAGAACGGTCTGGGTATGGGACTGGCGGCGACGTTCGTGCTCGTCTTTTCCAATCTGTTTATCTCCGTGCTGCGCAAAATGATCCCGGACAAGGTACGCATTGCCAGTTACATCGTGGTTATCGCCACCCTGACTGTTCTCGTGGAGATGGCGATGAAGGCGTACTTCTTCCCGCTTTCGCAGCAGTTGGGAATTTACATTCCCCTGATCGTCGTTAACTGCATTATTCTCGGCCGGGCGGAAGCGTACGCCTCGAAGAACCCGCCTCACCTCTCGATTGTTGATGGCATCAGCATCGGGTTGGGTTTCACGATTTCGCTGACGGTGGTCGGATCGATCCGTGAGATTCTGGGTGCCGGGCAGTGGTTTGGCACGTACGTTCTCTGGGACAGCTACGAGCCGTTTGAGTTCATGATCAAGGCCCCGGGTGCCTTTATCTGCCTGGGCGTGCTGTTGGGTCTGATGAACGCATACAGCCGCATGCGCGGTGAAACCTTCATACAGTCGTAGGAGGTACTGATGGACCTGTTGTTGCTCGCGATCAGTGCGATCTTTGTGAACAATATCCTCCTGGCCCAGTACCTCGGCAACTGCCCCTTCTGCGGCGTCTCCAAGAAGCTGAACACGTCCATCGGGATGGGGGTGGCGGTGATCTTTGTGGTGGCGCTGGCCTCGGTGTTCACGTGGCTGGTTTACTACTACGTTTTGAAACCGTACGATATGGAGTTCATCCAAACCCTCGTCTTCATTCTGATTATCGCGTCGCTCGTTCAGTTTGTGGAGATCTTTCTTAAGAAGCAGAGTAAGGCGCTGTACAACGCGTTGGGGATCTACCTGCCGCTGATCACGACGAACTGCGCCGTCATGGGCATCGCACTGCTTAATATCAAGCACGAATTCAACTTCATCGAGATGGTGATATTCTCAGTTGCCAGTTCCGCAGGTTTTGCCCTGGCGATCATACTGTTCGCCGGGCTGCGGGAGCGGCTGCTGGTCTCACCGGTCCCTCGGGCCATGCAGGGGACAGCCGTGGCGCTTCTGACGGCCGGTATCATGTCGCTGGCGTTCTTGGGCTTTTACGGTATGGTTCAGTGAGATAGAAAGTAGGGTATGGGCATGCTGGAGTCAGTTGTACTCCTTGCGGGAATTGGATTTGTAGCGGCGATTGGTCTGGGCATTGCCGGGATAATCTTCTACGTCAAGGAAGATCCTCGCATAAAGGGCGTTCAGAACATCCTCCCCGGCGCCAACTGCGGAGGTTGCGGGTTTGCGGGTTGCGCGGCTTGCGCCGAGGCCATTGTCAGGGGGGAAGCTGAGGCAAACGCCTGCGTCGTGGGCCAGACGGAGGTCGCCACGGAAGTCGCGGATTATCTTGGTCTGTCTCCGGTCGACTCGGAACCGCAGGTGGCCAATCCCGACTGCCAGGGCGGGCTCCGCGCCTCCAGAAAGTACGACTACCTGGGCTTCGACGACTGCCGGGCCGCCATGTTGTACTACCACGGGCCGGTGGCGTGTGAGCATGGCTGCATGGGCTTCGGAACCTGCATCAAGGCGTGCAAGTTCAACGCCATTATGATGGGCGAGAACAACCTGCCACGGTTCAATCCGGAACTGTGCGTGGGCTGCGGCCAGTGCGTGGCGGCCTGCCCCAAGGGCATCATCTCACTCATCTCCGCCAAGGCCAAGATCCTGCACTGGAATCAGTACACCGAGTGCCTGTCTCCCTGCCGACAGAAGTGCCCGGCTCAGGTCAACATCCCGAAGTATATCCAGCATATCAGACGCGGTGAATACGCTCAGGCCCTGCTGACAATCAAGGAAAGCAACCCTATGCCGTTAAGCATCGGGCGGGTCTGCCCCGAACCGTGCGCCCTGGCCTGCCGGCGTACCATCAATGACGAACCCGTGGCTATCAACTACCTCAAGCGGTTTGTCGCCGACTGGGAGATGCACTCCGGCCGTCGTCTCCGCATTCCCGTGGCGGCCGGCACGGGCAAGAAGGTGGCCGTGATCGGGGGCGGCCCGGGCGGTCTCTCGGCCGCGTTCTATCTCAAGCGCCTCGGCCATGAGGTGACAATCTTCGAAAAAAAGCCCCAACTCGGAGGCATGTTGCGTTACGGCATTCCCGAGTACCGGCTGCCCAAGAAGATTCTCGACTGGGAGATCGAAGGTATCCTCCAGTTGGGAATCACCGCCACTGCCAACGTGGAGTTCGGCAAGGACTTCACGATTGATTTCCTGCGCGCCGAGGGGTATGACGCCGTTTTCATCGCGGTCGGGGCCTGGAACGAGTCTGAACTGAAGGTCGAGGGCCGCGATCTGAAGGGTGTGGTCGGCGGCATCGGGTTTCTCGAGCGGTTCCACACCGGTGAAGAGGTTGAGATCGGCAATCACGTGGTTGTGATAGGCGGTGGCAATACGGCTATTGACGCTGCGCGCAGTTCCCTGCGGCTGGGTGCACAGACCGTCACCATCGTGTATCGCCGGTCGAGGGACGAAATGCCCGCCAATCCTGCCGAGATCATTGCCGCTGAAGAAGAGAACATTCAGTTCCAGTTCCTGAGTGCTCCCAACCGTGTGCTTGGTGAGGACGGCCGGGTAGCGGGCCTGGAAGTCCTGAAAATGCGCCTGGGCGAGCCCGATCCCAGCGGCCGGCGAAGGCCCGTCCCGATTGAGGGGTCAGAAGAAGTTGTCCAGTGCGATATGATCGTCGAGGCCGTCGGCCAGTACCCGGATCTGGACTGCCTCAAGCAAGCGGGATCGCCCAGTCTCCAGGTCACCAAGTGGAACACGATTGACGCGCAGGAAGCGACCCTGCAGACGGACGTTCCCTACATCTTTACCGGCGGTGACTGCTTCACCGGTCCGGGTCTCGTGGTGGAGGCCATAGGCGCCGGGCGCTATGCCGCGCGTTCCATCCACTACTACATGATGGATGACGAGATTCGGCCGATTCGGGATCGTCAGCGCGAGATCATTCCGGACTCGCTGCACAAGTCAATTATCGGTGTTGCAGCCTTGCCCCGCGTCCATGAACCGATAGTCACACTTGAAGACCGGCTGGGAACATTCAAGGAGGTGGAGGGGACCATCGACGAGGAGGATGCCCGGTACGAAGCCACGCGGTGCCTGAACTGCGGCATCTTTTGTTACGATCACGACCAGGAGGTCGAGCGACTGGCCCAACTGGAGGCGGCCGAAACGACTTAGCGGTGCGACCGGCTCCCCGCCTGACCTGATTTCACTGACGGCGGCCGGTCCTTTCGGGCTGGCCGTTTGTGTGTTATATCTCCCAAAATAGTTGCCAAAGTGGCAAACAATCGCCCATTATAAGGCGGTGCCGGCGCGCGACTGACCGTCAGGCAGCCAGTCGCTTGAACATCAGCCGGATCGAAATATGGATACGAATCTACCCGGGATCATAGTTACGGGCGCGTCCGGTTTCATCGGGCGGCACTTTCTGGAGGCGGTGGCCGGTAAATTCCGTCTCTTCTGCCTGGCGCGCCGTTCGCAAAAGGAAGCGGGTATTCCCAGGGATGACAACATCCGCTGGACCCAGGTCGACATCGCCAAATGGGACACTCTCAGAGAGGTCGTGCAATGCGTGAAGACCAACGGGGGTGCGGATTTCGTCCTGCACCTGGCCGGCTACTATGACTTCAGCAACGCCGACAACCCGGAATACGAACGGACCAACGTCAACGGCACGCGCAACGTCCTGAAGCTGGCAAAACAGATCGGCACGCGCCGTTTCATCTTCGCCAGTTCCCTGGCGGCCTGTACGTTTCCGCGTGACGGCGGGGTGGTCAACGAAGAGAGTGCGCCAGACGCCACTTTTCCGTATGCGTCCAGCAAACGGCTGGGCGAAGAGATGATGCAGGAGTACTCCGAGTGGTTTCCGTGCACGACCGTCCGTTTGGCCGCAATCTACAGCGACTGGTGCGAGTATCCTCCGGTATACGTGTTTCTCGGTACCTGGCTGTCCGGCCGCTGGAATTCGCGCATCCTCGGCGGCCGGGGAATGTCCGCCGTGACGTATCTTCACATCCAGGACCTGATCAGGTTCTTTCTAAAGATAATCGACCAGACCGATCGCTTGCCGCGGATGTGCACCCTGGTGGCAAGCCCGAACGGATTCACGACTCATCACGAGCTTTTCAAAACGGCCACGCGGTATTTCTACGGCCGGGACATCCGGCCGATTCGCATGCCTAAGGTCCTGGCCACGCCGGGCATGGTCTTGCGCCATGCCATAGGGAAGCTCTTCGGCAGGCCGCCGTTCGAGCGCCTGTGGATGGTGGCGTACATTGACAAGAAACTGAACGTCGACGCCTCAGGAACGCACGCCGACCTCGGCTGGCAGCCGACCGCCCGGCACGGCATTCTCCGGCGCCTGCTGTTCCTGATGGAAAACATGAAGAATCACCCCGACGGCTGGCATTTGCGGAACGAAGCCGTGCTGCGGCGGGTGACCGAGCGGCCGAATCTCACCATTTACGAACTGCTTATCGAGTCCCGCGAGGCGCTCATTGATGAAATGCTCAAGTTCATCCTGGCCCCCGCCAACGCCGGGCGGCTCAACCGCTACCAGAGGATGGATAAGGACCTGCTCAAGTGGTACGTCACCCTCGTGTACCAGCTGGTGGCTACGGTCGTGCGAACCCGCGACCGGACGCTGATGCGCAATTACGCCGAGGTCATAGCGTATCGCCGGTTCGTGGAAGGATTCGAGGTTCGCGAGGTTTGTGACTTTCTCATGTCTATAGGTGACATGATGCGTGAGGCACTGGAGCCACGGTCCGAGCTCAGGGACATGCCGCAACGGGTGTACGACCACATCACCATGACTTTCCAATTGGCGGTGGACGAGATCGAGGACTCTTACGAGTTCCTGGCTGCCCAGACACCTGAATACCTGCAGCGGCTCAGGGAAGTGCCGTTACCGACACACAGCGGCGATCTCGAGCGCATTGTCCATCAACTGGAGGACATCTGCCAGGACATGTTCGAGGACCGGCTGAGCACGGAGGCCCGCAAGCTCCGGGGCGCGCCCCTCTCCCGCAGTGACACCCCGCATTATCATGATCTGTAGGGTCGCGTGGTGCCGACTTTCCGCGCGCGGCCGTTCTACTGCCTGCCTCTTCGGGAGGCGCTCGATCAGCTGCGGGAGGATGACCTTCAACGCGTGATAACGCCCGAGGGCAGCGAGGGAGTGAGCATCCCGCTCTGGCGTTCATATTGGTTCGACATCCGGCACGACTTCGAACACGGCGGGCAGATTTTCCAGATTAAGAACGAGTACCTGAGGAGATGACATGGCACTTAAGGCAGAAGACTCCGTGTTGGTGGTTATCGATGTCCAGGGCAGGCTGGCCACCCTGATGCATCGGAAAGAAGAATTCTTCGAGAACCTCGTGAAAATGATCAGGGGAGCGCAGGTCCTGGGGATCCCGATTCTCTGGAACGAGCAACTCCCGGACAAGCTGGGTTCGACCATTCCGGAAATCCGGGACGTGCTGGCCGGCCAGGCACCGTTGATCAAGAGCACGTTCAGCTGCTGCGGCAGCGATGATTTCGCACGGCAACTGGGGTCGCTAAACCGCAACCAGGTCCTGCTCGTCGGCATGGAGACACACGTCTGCGTGTATCAGACGGCTCGCGACCTTCTGGCCAAAGGATACGAGGTTCATCTGGTGGCCGACTGCGTTTCCTCGCGCACTCCGGAGAACAAGAAGATCGGTATAGACGCGATCAAGGACTGCGGCGCCGGGATCACGAGCCTGGAGATGGCCCTTTTCGAGATGCTGCACGTGGCCGAAGGAGACGAGTTCAAACGGATCATTGAAATCGTCAAGTAGCCCAGTTCCCGAATCGCCGTCAACGCGCGGCGCGGCCCGCCCGGCGCCGTTATTCAGGCGTCGCGCGCGGCAGGCCATACGCCTGACTGATAAATCGAAGCAACTCTTTCTCGATTCGTTCGTCGACGGCGGCATTCCGTTCAATTGCAAGGTTGTAGGCGTTGACGCGGTTGCCGTTGTAGTATCTCCGGAACAGGAAGAGGAATGCCGAGAAGGCCGAGACGTACCTCTCGTTGACGGCATAGTAGCCGGTCAGGTAACCCAGGGCGCCGTTGAGCAGCGCGGCATTCAGGCCGTCGCCCCAGGCCCCGCAGTAGATTTGCCCCGCCCCCGGAAGCAGCGTGGAGAACAGCATGGCGGTAGCAGGTGATTTGTAGCCGCCCGGCGATGCTCTGACGAGAGTCGATTCGATGGCGGCCGGCATACCGATATTGCTCTCGGGCAGCGAGCGGCAAGCGCTGAGAGCGGTGGCCCAGTCGTGGCGCAGAATCGCGGTCACCAACCGCAGCATCATGGCACGACCTGTCGCGTCTTCATAGCGTGAGAAACGCAGGACCTGCTCCATATCCCGTCCGGCCGCAGGATAGTCACGAAACATCACGTGGACAACCGCCCGATCGAGTCTCCGCTGATCCAGCAGGCTGTCGGTCGCGGCGAGAAAGACGGCCGTATCCATAGCCGCAATCGCGCGATCGTGGTCGTCCAGATAGGCGTAGCAGAGGCCGATCCTGGCGTAAGATTCATCGAGAGACGGGTAATGCGGGTTGAAGAAGGCGTGTCTCGTGTATTCGGTTATGGCGGCGTCGTAAGACTCCCTTGACATGAGGGAATCGGCCAGTGCCAGTATAGGGTCAGCAGCCCCGGCCGGAACGTGAAGGCCGACAAGCAGGACGGCGATCTTAAGGCAGGGTGATCTCAACTTGCAGGCCTCGCAGGAAATCCTCGTGACTCCGGCGGTTGTACAGTTCCGCTGCGACCACGGAACCATAGACGTTGCCAAGGTAGAAACTCGTTCCGAGCACGCCGAAGATCCAGCCCCGGGTGGATCCGGATCCATCCTCGTGGAATCCGTCATAGGCCTGCCATGCCGTAAGCCCGACGAGCAGCAGTGAGTAGAAACCGTCGGCGGTGTGACCGCAGTACTTCTTGCCTGCTCCCGGCAAAAGGGCGGAATAGACTCCCGCCTGCAGTTTGCTTTTGGACGGCAACGACTGCGCCAGTATTGCCTTTTCACAAAGTTCGGCGATCATGGCCGCACGTCCGTCGGGGTTATAGTCAGGCAGCGACGTCTCTGCTTCCGCGAGCGGGCAGACGGTCCGGCGAGCCATCTCGAAATCACCCAGATAGAGATAGTCCGTGCCGGTGACGATGGCCGCAAGCCCGGCGTTGGCTACGCCCCGATGGCCGGCCAGCGCCAGCGACCGCTCGTACTCACCGAGGTGAAACGCGACCACCGCCTGAAACAGGGGAACCTCGGCCGCAAACGGCGACCGGGGGTATTCTGCCGCAAGGGCGTCCAGAAGCCGCCGGCAGTGCCCGTAATCCCCGCCGAGGAATACGGCCTTGACCATGCGGTAGTATGTCGAGTCGGAACTGCCCGGTGCGGTAAGCGAGAAGAGGTAACGCTGGTATTCGCCCGCCGCCCGAAGGTAGTCGCCGCGTTCGTACAGGTAATCCGCGAATCTTAACAGATTCTCCGAATTGAAATAATCGACCGGGCCGGTGCCTGCGGGCTCGGGAGCTTGAGAAAAGCACAGGGCGGGCCACAACAGTATGAAGCATGCAACAAGTCTATTCATCAGCTTCCGGACGGATATACCTGTAGACCGGGTCGTACAGCCTGTCAGATACAGTGCCGTTTGTGATCAGTGCCGGGTAATGCCGTTGGTTGACGCATCGGTGACAGCGGCTCAGACGGTCGGCGCCCAGCAGGATGCCCTTGAGCAACCCCCCCCTTCGTATTGCCTCTGCGGCAAACCTGGAGCACGAGGGAGTGAACCGGCATGACGGAACGTCCTGGGATGACACCGCGACCTGATACAGCCTTATCAGCCCGGTGCCGAAGATCTGCAGTTCCGACGTTTTCGTGAGCCCGGGGGACTCGTGCCTGGCAGCGGAGGCGTCCTGCCCGGCCCGGGAACTGAGTATGGTTTCAAGATCCCCTGCAATCGGCCTGGAAACCGCGCCCGCATTCCCCCACATGAAACCCAGGACGGCCAGGGTTACGACAAGCACTCTCCGCATGGAGAGAAACTACCTGATGCCGTCTCTGAGGTCAAGGGATGAGCTGTGGCCGGCACGCCCTGCAGAGCAGGCGGTCTGGCTACCAGCAGCCGCCGCCGGCGCAACCGCCGCCGCCGCCGCCACAGCCGGCCTTTTCCTTTCGCTCGATCTTGCGCGTTATGGCCATCATCATCCCGATCTGCTGCGAGTTACTTCCCGATTCCTTGAAGGCATCGGTGAACGCAATCGAGTATTTCAGCTCCAGGGAAAAGCGGAAGTCGTACGATTGAAACGCGTATACGCCGCCAGCCAGGTGAAGGGCCATGGCCTGATCACTCTTGACGTAGGGATCGGAGCCGCTAGGGTACGTGGTTCCTTCGATGTTCTCTTCCATGATGAAGTGCATCCCGACGCCGCCGCCGACGAAAGGTGAAAAGTCGGCCTCACGATTGAAGACATAACGCAGGCCCATGTCCCAGGTCAGCATCTGAATCGTCCTTTTGTCTATGGCAATACCCCAGACGGTCGTATCCGGCTCGGCGGTTCCGAAGGACCATCCGAAGGAGTTGTCGACCACGTACTTGCCCGCTTCATAGCGAATAATCCAGGCAAAAGAAAACAGGTTGCCCACGTTGGAGTATGAGTCGCCAAAGGGAATGCCGAAACCGAAGGCACCACCGGAGGTGATATAGGCTTTCCTGCGCATGGGTTCCCTGGCCTCCTGCTCGGTGACCGCGAAACGCGTGGCCTCAGACTCTATCTGCCTGCGTTGCGCCACGGCCTCGGCAAGCTTGCGGAGGGTTACTTCCAGGTCGTCAAGGGAACCGGCCGAGAAGCGGTCGTCGAAGACGACCTCCTTTCTGACAACGCTGACGAGCTTCACTTCGGCGGTTATCTTCTGGCCCAGCTTGGTCAGCGAGCCGATTATGGCGTTTTCCGCCCCCGTTTTGTACCCGTAGTCGGCCGCACAGGCGACCTCGTGGCACGTGAAGTCGGTTATTCCTTCCTCGGCCAGGGCTGCCTCCATCTCTCCCTTTTGGATTACGGAGAACTTCCCGGTAGCGGCGAGTTCATTTCTGAAGATGTGAGTGGCGGCCTGAATCGTCTGTGCGTCAATGCCTATGCCGGCAAAGTCGAATACGACCGCCCGTTCTTGGGCTGTGCCTGTTCCGATCAGGACTAACCAGAATAAACACAAACAGATGCTCCTATGAAGCATGCATTCCTCCCGCGCTGCAGTGGATTGTGAGTTATCTGAGCCCATTGGTAATCAGTTCTGGTGGGCAAGTCAATCTATTTTATTCGGGTTAATTGTGTCTCGAATGGCAGTCCGGATCCGCTTTCGGTTGCCCTGCAATATATTGGCAAGGGCGATATAAAGTAGTTGCAGTCGGCGCGATCAGGTATATAGTTTCCGAAAGTCGCCAGTATTCAACGTTTCGGTCAGGTTAGCAGCGTGTTGTCTATGACAGGATATTAAAGGAGGTGTGTGTTATGCTGGAAAAGATCGCTAAACTGCTCGGAAGCGACGCGGATAACCTTCTCAAGCATACGTGCAAAACGGTATCGAGGGATAAGCTCCACCTGCCCGGTCCCGACTACGTGGAGAGGGTAGTCTACAACTCGGATCGCTCAGTGCCGGTTCTGAGAAACTTGCAGGCCTTGTTTGACCACGGCAAGCTGGCGGGCACCGGATACCTTTCGGTCCTG is a genomic window containing:
- a CDS encoding FMN-binding protein → MREVIRLVVVLTVICGVSAGALTLVRQSLGSRIEQQSDFYVRGPALERLFGQPSAELLDKKVSFTSDGRTYPVFYTRDGEQITGLAVEAPGPGGYGGDVVVMIGVDLRAGQMVGMEIIQHNETPGVGSQVERPAFRKQWSGLSVSEPVQLTAQGGKIDAISGATYSSKAVINGTNAIVELLGRHRDEIMASIRTKEGQS
- a CDS encoding NAD(P)-dependent oxidoreductase translates to MDTNLPGIIVTGASGFIGRHFLEAVAGKFRLFCLARRSQKEAGIPRDDNIRWTQVDIAKWDTLREVVQCVKTNGGADFVLHLAGYYDFSNADNPEYERTNVNGTRNVLKLAKQIGTRRFIFASSLAACTFPRDGGVVNEESAPDATFPYASSKRLGEEMMQEYSEWFPCTTVRLAAIYSDWCEYPPVYVFLGTWLSGRWNSRILGGRGMSAVTYLHIQDLIRFFLKIIDQTDRLPRMCTLVASPNGFTTHHELFKTATRYFYGRDIRPIRMPKVLATPGMVLRHAIGKLFGRPPFERLWMVAYIDKKLNVDASGTHADLGWQPTARHGILRRLLFLMENMKNHPDGWHLRNEAVLRRVTERPNLTIYELLIESREALIDEMLKFILAPANAGRLNRYQRMDKDLLKWYVTLVYQLVATVVRTRDRTLMRNYAEVIAYRRFVEGFEVREVCDFLMSIGDMMREALEPRSELRDMPQRVYDHITMTFQLAVDEIEDSYEFLAAQTPEYLQRLREVPLPTHSGDLERIVHQLEDICQDMFEDRLSTEARKLRGAPLSRSDTPHYHDL
- a CDS encoding electron transport complex subunit E; the encoded protein is MSLRKVLFHGFWKDLPPFRLVLGLCPSLAVTSSAENGLGMGLAATFVLVFSNLFISVLRKMIPDKVRIASYIVVIATLTVLVEMAMKAYFFPLSQQLGIYIPLIVVNCIILGRAEAYASKNPPHLSIVDGISIGLGFTISLTVVGSIREILGAGQWFGTYVLWDSYEPFEFMIKAPGAFICLGVLLGLMNAYSRMRGETFIQS
- a CDS encoding FAD-dependent oxidoreductase; this translates as MLESVVLLAGIGFVAAIGLGIAGIIFYVKEDPRIKGVQNILPGANCGGCGFAGCAACAEAIVRGEAEANACVVGQTEVATEVADYLGLSPVDSEPQVANPDCQGGLRASRKYDYLGFDDCRAAMLYYHGPVACEHGCMGFGTCIKACKFNAIMMGENNLPRFNPELCVGCGQCVAACPKGIISLISAKAKILHWNQYTECLSPCRQKCPAQVNIPKYIQHIRRGEYAQALLTIKESNPMPLSIGRVCPEPCALACRRTINDEPVAINYLKRFVADWEMHSGRRLRIPVAAGTGKKVAVIGGGPGGLSAAFYLKRLGHEVTIFEKKPQLGGMLRYGIPEYRLPKKILDWEIEGILQLGITATANVEFGKDFTIDFLRAEGYDAVFIAVGAWNESELKVEGRDLKGVVGGIGFLERFHTGEEVEIGNHVVVIGGGNTAIDAARSSLRLGAQTVTIVYRRSRDEMPANPAEIIAAEEENIQFQFLSAPNRVLGEDGRVAGLEVLKMRLGEPDPSGRRRPVPIEGSEEVVQCDMIVEAVGQYPDLDCLKQAGSPSLQVTKWNTIDAQEATLQTDVPYIFTGGDCFTGPGLVVEAIGAGRYAARSIHYYMMDDEIRPIRDRQREIIPDSLHKSIIGVAALPRVHEPIVTLEDRLGTFKEVEGTIDEEDARYEATRCLNCGIFCYDHDQEVERLAQLEAAETT
- the yidD gene encoding membrane protein insertion efficiency factor YidD, which encodes MRRVLVVTLAVLGFMWGNAGAVSRPIAGDLETILSSRAGQDASAARHESPGLTKTSELQIFGTGLIRLYQVAVSSQDVPSCRFTPSCSRFAAEAIRRGGLLKGILLGADRLSRCHRCVNQRHYPALITNGTVSDRLYDPVYRYIRPEADE
- a CDS encoding hydrolase, whose amino-acid sequence is MALKAEDSVLVVIDVQGRLATLMHRKEEFFENLVKMIRGAQVLGIPILWNEQLPDKLGSTIPEIRDVLAGQAPLIKSTFSCCGSDDFARQLGSLNRNQVLLVGMETHVCVYQTARDLLAKGYEVHLVADCVSSRTPENKKIGIDAIKDCGAGITSLEMALFEMLHVAEGDEFKRIIEIVK
- the rsxA gene encoding electron transport complex subunit RsxA; this encodes MMDLLLLAISAIFVNNILLAQYLGNCPFCGVSKKLNTSIGMGVAVIFVVALASVFTWLVYYYVLKPYDMEFIQTLVFILIIASLVQFVEIFLKKQSKALYNALGIYLPLITTNCAVMGIALLNIKHEFNFIEMVIFSVASSAGFALAIILFAGLRERLLVSPVPRAMQGTAVALLTAGIMSLAFLGFYGMVQ